In Elusimicrobiota bacterium, a single genomic region encodes these proteins:
- a CDS encoding bifunctional metallophosphatase/5'-nucleotidase, with translation MGKSAIRFLALWLLLLAGASGAESLKIFVYHTNDIHGWIRSRPASFYQADPSRLIGGAAVLSNVLKKEAGPKLLIDAGDWFQGTPEGSLSRGESAVEIFNALGYDAVAVGNHDFDFGEARLKELSGMAKIPVLAANIYRKDGQRVAYLKPWIVKEVAGVKVGIFGLTTTHMRQLTFPENFAGLEFRREVEAAREAVKALRARGATVIIAATHVGFESPDMGPFEGDQTVASQVEGIDLIVGGHTHTPLRVPVRDATYGTLITQAGSTLSQVGRVTLEIDPKTKKVAASRGELLDLWADEWGEDPGVLALSGKYESRVKAIFDVVVATAAARLSRNREGESSLGDWMTDCERSWARADIAFQNGGGIRADLEAGPVTVRDIFNVMPFDNYVVRLSMKGALVREILDYGVGRSKGMLQVSGVEFSYDRDGAQGRRAAAVLVGGRPLDDEASYEVATIDFMVKGGDGYTPFALAQKQENTKTLLRDVLRECARKQGLIAVPSGGRLRSGPGRGDSHGT, from the coding sequence ATGGGCAAATCGGCGATCCGCTTCCTGGCGCTCTGGCTGCTTCTTCTCGCGGGAGCCTCCGGGGCCGAGAGCCTCAAGATCTTCGTTTACCACACCAACGACATCCACGGCTGGATCAGGTCCCGCCCGGCCTCCTTTTACCAGGCCGACCCCAGCCGCCTCATCGGCGGCGCCGCGGTCCTTTCGAACGTGCTGAAGAAAGAGGCCGGGCCCAAGCTTCTTATCGACGCCGGCGACTGGTTCCAGGGCACGCCCGAGGGAAGCTTGAGCCGGGGCGAGTCCGCCGTGGAGATATTCAACGCCTTGGGCTACGACGCCGTAGCCGTGGGCAACCACGATTTCGATTTCGGCGAGGCTCGGTTGAAGGAGCTCTCGGGCATGGCCAAGATCCCGGTCCTGGCCGCCAACATTTACCGCAAGGACGGCCAGCGCGTCGCCTACCTAAAGCCCTGGATCGTCAAGGAAGTAGCCGGGGTGAAAGTCGGGATATTCGGCCTGACCACCACGCACATGAGGCAGCTCACCTTCCCGGAGAACTTCGCTGGCCTGGAGTTCCGCCGCGAGGTCGAGGCCGCCCGCGAGGCGGTCAAGGCTTTGCGGGCGCGGGGGGCCACGGTGATCATAGCCGCGACCCACGTGGGCTTCGAGAGTCCGGACATGGGTCCCTTCGAGGGAGACCAGACTGTGGCCTCCCAGGTCGAGGGCATCGACTTGATCGTGGGCGGGCACACCCATACGCCTTTGAGGGTCCCCGTGCGCGACGCGACCTACGGCACCCTCATCACCCAGGCGGGCTCCACCTTGAGCCAGGTGGGACGGGTAACGCTCGAGATCGACCCCAAGACCAAGAAGGTCGCGGCTTCCCGAGGGGAGCTCCTGGATCTGTGGGCCGACGAGTGGGGCGAGGACCCGGGGGTCTTGGCGCTCTCCGGCAAATACGAGTCGCGGGTCAAGGCGATCTTCGATGTGGTCGTGGCCACGGCCGCGGCCCGGCTCTCGCGCAATCGGGAGGGGGAATCCTCCTTGGGCGACTGGATGACGGACTGCGAGCGCTCCTGGGCCCGGGCCGACATCGCCTTCCAGAACGGCGGCGGCATCCGCGCCGATCTCGAGGCCGGTCCGGTCACGGTGCGAGACATCTTCAACGTCATGCCTTTCGACAACTACGTGGTGAGGCTGTCCATGAAGGGGGCCCTCGTGCGGGAGATACTCGACTACGGCGTCGGGCGCAGCAAGGGCATGCTCCAGGTGTCCGGAGTGGAATTTTCCTATGACCGCGACGGCGCCCAGGGCCGGCGCGCGGCCGCGGTCCTGGTGGGAGGCAGGCCCCTCGACGACGAGGCGTCCTACGAGGTCGCCACCATCGATTTCATGGTCAAGGGGGGGGACGGCTACACGCCCTTCGCCTTGGCCCAAAAGCAGGAGAACACCAAGACGCTTTTGCGCGACGTGCTGCGCGAGTGCGCCCGGAAACAGGGCCTGATCGCCGTCCCCTCCGGGGGACGCCTGCG
- a CDS encoding phosphoribosyltransferase encodes MFRDRRAAGRKLAQRLLPLRAGPAIVLALPRGGVEVGYEVARALEIPLDIVVARKLRAPADPELAIGAVAEWEIPRPVFNQDLIARLGVGPDYIQEELGRQLAEIRRRQDLYRGGRPAAQLRGKQVFLVDDGLATGASARAAALAVRSRGPSSVTLAVPVACAEVAAEIRREMDSFVCLFEPEPFIAVGNQYQDFEQTSDDEVVEILESARGKW; translated from the coding sequence ATGTTTAGGGACCGCCGGGCCGCGGGCCGGAAGTTGGCGCAAAGGCTACTGCCCTTGCGCGCCGGTCCCGCTATCGTCCTGGCCTTGCCCCGGGGCGGAGTGGAGGTGGGCTATGAGGTGGCCAGGGCCCTCGAGATCCCCCTCGACATCGTGGTGGCGCGCAAGCTTCGAGCTCCGGCCGATCCGGAGCTCGCCATCGGGGCCGTGGCCGAGTGGGAGATTCCAAGGCCTGTCTTCAACCAGGATCTCATAGCGCGGCTCGGGGTCGGGCCGGATTATATTCAAGAGGAGCTCGGGCGCCAGCTCGCGGAGATCCGGCGCAGGCAGGACCTTTATCGCGGCGGCCGGCCCGCGGCGCAGCTTCGGGGAAAGCAGGTATTCCTCGTGGACGACGGCCTGGCCACGGGAGCCTCGGCCCGCGCCGCCGCTCTGGCCGTGCGGAGCCGCGGCCCCAGCTCCGTGACTTTGGCCGTTCCCGTGGCCTGCGCCGAGGTCGCCGCGGAGATCCGGCGCGAGATGGACTCTTTCGTCTGCCTGTTCGAGCCGGAGCCCTTCATCGCGGTGGGAAACCAGTATCAGGATTTCGAGCAGACTTCCGATGATGAGGTCGTCGAGATTCTGGAGTCGGCCCGGGGAAAGTGGTAG
- the asnB gene encoding asparagine synthase (glutamine-hydrolyzing), with the protein MCGICGILDLGGAPDRRDLGNMRRALLHRGPDDEGEHRDGPAALGFQRLSILDLEGGHQPFLSRDGRVALVFNGEIYNHPELREELERGGVRFRTRSDTETLLELYLQEGAAAFKRLNGMFAVGLWDGRSKELLLARDPVGIKPLYYHFDGRRLLFSSELRSLLKGGIKAGVNSSGLLEYLLYGKVHAPRTIIEGVLKLPPGHTLKLGAGEPRLEGYWDWPWEAAESELDFEEALEVLDRVLSEAVRAAMLSDVSLGAFLSGGVDSSLIAAYMARHSPGKVSTFSVGFSGAASGVDESNHARRVAKHLGTDHHELILKAGVLEGLEGSIQFLDEPIADSAILPTYLLAQFARGKVKVALTGEGADELFAGYNRHKAAWLNEKLVWCPAGLGLTAAPLARRLGKGRIFAELPYASVGDWARASASSSLAELREFLAPDFWALCSSGTPLWSVYDGLPMRRLDSALGFDFKTVLCDSLLMKADKATMKASLEARVPFLNLPVVEFAAKLPSSFKIRRFRGKYILRRLAEKYLPLEIAWRSKHGFIVPWESWVRNPGNPALRGFGLGGEGAAWFFNKDAVRRGHGELARGSRRVEAGLFFRIAVLGLWLDSLENV; encoded by the coding sequence ATGTGCGGCATTTGCGGAATCCTTGACCTGGGCGGAGCGCCGGATCGCCGAGACCTCGGGAACATGCGCCGAGCCCTCCTCCACCGGGGCCCCGACGACGAGGGAGAGCATCGCGACGGGCCCGCGGCCCTGGGCTTCCAGAGGCTTTCCATTCTGGACCTGGAAGGCGGGCATCAGCCCTTCTTGAGCCGCGATGGCCGGGTCGCTTTGGTCTTCAACGGCGAGATATACAACCATCCGGAGCTCCGGGAGGAGCTCGAGCGGGGAGGGGTCCGCTTTCGGACCCGCTCGGACACCGAGACCTTGCTGGAGCTCTACCTCCAAGAGGGCGCGGCGGCCTTCAAGAGGCTCAACGGCATGTTCGCGGTCGGCCTATGGGACGGCCGATCAAAAGAGCTTCTTCTGGCCCGGGACCCGGTCGGGATCAAGCCGCTCTACTACCATTTCGACGGGAGGAGGCTTCTCTTCTCCTCGGAGCTCCGATCGCTTCTCAAAGGCGGGATCAAGGCGGGGGTAAACTCTTCGGGGCTTCTGGAGTATCTTCTTTACGGCAAAGTCCACGCCCCGCGGACCATAATCGAGGGGGTCTTGAAGCTCCCGCCCGGACACACTCTCAAGCTCGGCGCGGGGGAGCCGCGCCTCGAAGGCTACTGGGACTGGCCTTGGGAGGCTGCCGAGAGCGAGCTCGATTTCGAGGAGGCTCTTGAGGTCTTGGACCGCGTTCTTTCCGAGGCCGTGCGCGCCGCGATGCTGAGCGACGTCTCTTTGGGCGCGTTCTTGAGCGGCGGGGTGGACTCAAGCCTCATCGCGGCCTACATGGCGCGCCACTCCCCCGGGAAGGTGTCCACCTTCTCCGTGGGCTTTTCCGGAGCCGCCTCGGGTGTGGACGAATCGAACCATGCCCGGCGGGTGGCCAAGCACCTGGGCACCGACCATCACGAGTTGATACTCAAAGCCGGCGTTTTGGAGGGCCTCGAGGGCTCCATCCAGTTCTTGGATGAGCCCATCGCGGACTCGGCCATTCTGCCCACGTATCTCTTGGCCCAATTTGCCCGCGGCAAGGTCAAGGTCGCCCTCACCGGGGAGGGCGCCGACGAGCTGTTCGCGGGCTACAACCGCCACAAGGCGGCGTGGCTCAATGAGAAGCTTGTCTGGTGTCCTGCGGGCCTGGGCTTGACAGCCGCCCCTTTGGCCCGGCGCTTGGGCAAGGGCCGGATTTTCGCCGAGCTGCCCTACGCCTCCGTTGGGGACTGGGCTCGGGCCTCGGCGTCATCGAGCCTTGCCGAACTGCGCGAGTTCTTGGCCCCCGACTTTTGGGCCTTGTGCTCCTCCGGGACCCCGCTCTGGAGTGTCTACGACGGTCTCCCCATGAGGCGCCTCGACAGCGCCTTGGGGTTTGACTTCAAGACGGTTCTCTGCGATTCACTGCTCATGAAGGCGGACAAGGCCACGATGAAGGCCTCGCTCGAGGCCCGGGTGCCTTTCCTGAACCTTCCCGTCGTCGAGTTCGCGGCGAAACTCCCATCGAGCTTCAAGATCCGGCGATTCCGGGGCAAATACATTCTGAGGCGCTTGGCCGAGAAATACCTGCCTCTGGAGATCGCCTGGAGAAGCAAGCACGGCTTCATCGTTCCATGGGAATCCTGGGTCAGAAACCCCGGAAATCCCGCTCTTCGCGGGTTCGGCTTGGGTGGAGAGGGCGCCGCCTGGTTCTTCAACAAGGACGCCGTCCGGCGCGGGCACGGGGAGCTCGCTCGGGGAAGCCGGCGCGTGGAGGCCGGGCTATTTTTCCGGATCGCGGTTCTCGGGCTTTGGCTTGACTCCTTGGAAAATGTTTAG
- the rpsI gene encoding 30S ribosomal protein S9, which yields MSPKNPQHILATGRRKTSVAQIRLVPNGEGKVMVNAKPVEAYFHGLDHQVQSVLAPIEAVESAKKFDYVLKVGGGGITGQAGAVRHAIARALAKLDEKSRKLMRVQGYLTRDPRMVERKKSGQPKARKRFQYSKR from the coding sequence ATGAGTCCTAAGAATCCACAGCACATTTTGGCGACCGGCCGCCGCAAGACTTCCGTGGCCCAGATACGGCTTGTCCCCAACGGGGAGGGCAAGGTCATGGTCAACGCCAAGCCCGTTGAGGCCTATTTCCACGGCCTGGATCACCAGGTGCAGAGCGTGCTCGCCCCGATAGAAGCCGTGGAGTCCGCCAAAAAATTCGACTACGTCCTCAAGGTGGGCGGGGGCGGGATCACCGGCCAGGCCGGCGCGGTCCGCCACGCCATCGCCAGGGCCTTGGCCAAACTCGACGAGAAGAGCCGCAAACTCATGCGCGTTCAGGGATATCTCACCCGGGACCCGCGCATGGTCGAGCGCAAGAAGAGCGGCCAGCCCAAAGCCCGAAAACGCTTCCAGTACTCCAAGCGCTGA
- the rplM gene encoding 50S ribosomal protein L13 — translation MSQNTYIHKPEQAGADRRWHIIDAKGRVLGRMATEAANLLRGKHKPTYTTFVDCGDYVVITNAAHIRLTGQKAVDKFYFSHSGYAGGAKVTTFKQMMAKDPRKVVYLAVKRMLSKNRLSGRQLTRLRIYPGDKQPHGLHSSQAVSS, via the coding sequence ATGTCACAGAATACGTATATCCATAAGCCGGAACAAGCCGGGGCCGATAGGCGCTGGCACATCATAGACGCCAAGGGGCGTGTCCTGGGCCGCATGGCCACCGAGGCCGCCAATCTATTGCGCGGCAAGCACAAGCCCACCTACACGACTTTCGTGGACTGCGGCGACTACGTCGTGATCACCAACGCGGCGCACATCCGATTGACGGGGCAGAAGGCCGTGGACAAGTTCTATTTCAGCCACTCGGGCTACGCGGGCGGGGCCAAGGTCACGACCTTCAAGCAGATGATGGCGAAGGACCCCCGCAAGGTCGTTTACCTCGCCGTCAAGCGCATGCTCAGCAAGAACCGCTTGAGCGGGCGTCAGCTCACCAGGCTCAGGATTTATCCGGGCGACAAGCAGCCCCATGGCCTTCACTCTTCCCAGGCGGTGTCCTCATGA
- a CDS encoding dCTP deaminase translates to MLKSDRWIRQMCQERKMIDPFVDRQDGEGKISYGLSSYGYDIRLADEYKIFTNVYGAVVDPKAFDPKAFVDYKGPFCVVPPNSFALARSVEHFNVPRNVLAICLGKSTFARCGIIVNVTPLEPTWTGYLTIEISNTTPLPAKVYSGEGIAQILFLESDEVCQVSYADRKGKYQSQVGVVGPRILQNGK, encoded by the coding sequence ATGCTGAAATCGGACCGTTGGATACGCCAAATGTGCCAGGAGCGCAAGATGATAGATCCCTTCGTGGATCGGCAGGATGGGGAGGGCAAGATCTCCTACGGCTTGTCGTCGTACGGCTACGACATCCGCCTGGCCGACGAATACAAGATCTTCACGAACGTCTATGGCGCGGTCGTGGATCCCAAGGCCTTCGATCCCAAGGCCTTCGTGGACTACAAAGGCCCCTTCTGCGTGGTGCCGCCCAACTCCTTCGCTTTGGCCCGTTCTGTCGAGCATTTTAATGTTCCGCGCAATGTCTTGGCCATTTGCCTGGGCAAAAGCACCTTCGCCCGCTGCGGCATCATCGTGAACGTGACGCCCCTGGAGCCCACTTGGACGGGGTATCTCACCATCGAAATCTCCAACACCACGCCGCTGCCCGCCAAGGTCTACTCCGGGGAGGGCATCGCCCAGATCCTGTTTCTGGAAAGCGACGAGGTCTGCCAGGTGAGCTACGCGGACCGCAAGGGCAAATACCAGAGCCAGGTCGGCGTGGTCGGGCCGCGCATCCTTCAGAACGGCAAATAG
- a CDS encoding FAD-dependent oxidoreductase, with the protein MAFDALILGGGFAGLSCAAALAQAGKKVLVVEKKGHLGGRAYSFIDPKTGHPVDNGQHLFMGCYRHTRKFLRTIGSEALLRFPNEVRVDFVDVEAERDVLRCPAFLASPWHLAWGVLGLRGLSLRDKAGLWRLGRGMARLRGAVPAEVERRTVREWMSGLGLSARLQERVFDPIALGALNEDPERASALGFVQVLREIFFRGVEGTKLGLSSVGLSELYTGASRSYLEARGGEVLLSRRISGLIEEGGRAAGAVSESGEKFSARAVVSTLPSWDLKALELPAVLRGPWQGLKPAPIIGISLWLDRPVLAEPFLGMIGTEVQWVFNKTKILGLGDQAGQYLSLVLSGAHRHLPWEPKALLALVRRDLGHCFHGFEKARIQSWKVIKEPFATLSPTPGSEQARPDALSPLPGFYFAGDWTRTNLPATIESAVASGHRAAEKILEEPPC; encoded by the coding sequence ATGGCGTTTGATGCCCTGATCCTGGGCGGGGGTTTCGCGGGGCTTTCCTGCGCCGCGGCCCTGGCGCAGGCCGGAAAAAAAGTCCTGGTGGTCGAGAAGAAAGGCCACCTGGGCGGGCGCGCCTATTCCTTCATCGATCCCAAGACCGGGCACCCCGTGGACAACGGGCAGCATTTGTTCATGGGCTGCTACCGCCACACCCGCAAGTTCTTGAGGACGATCGGCTCCGAGGCCCTCTTGCGCTTTCCGAACGAAGTCCGCGTGGATTTCGTCGATGTCGAGGCCGAAAGAGACGTCCTGCGCTGCCCCGCGTTCCTGGCAAGCCCCTGGCATTTGGCCTGGGGAGTCCTGGGCCTGCGCGGGCTCTCCCTGCGGGACAAGGCCGGACTTTGGCGCCTCGGGCGCGGCATGGCGAGACTGCGCGGCGCCGTTCCCGCGGAGGTCGAGAGACGCACGGTTCGCGAATGGATGTCGGGCCTGGGGCTTTCCGCGCGCCTTCAGGAGCGCGTTTTCGACCCCATCGCCCTGGGGGCCTTGAACGAGGATCCGGAGCGCGCCTCCGCCCTGGGGTTTGTCCAGGTGCTCCGGGAGATTTTCTTTCGCGGCGTCGAGGGAACCAAGCTCGGCCTTTCGAGCGTCGGCTTGAGCGAGCTTTACACGGGGGCTTCCCGCTCCTACCTCGAGGCCCGCGGGGGGGAGGTTCTTCTCTCGCGCAGGATATCCGGTCTTATCGAGGAAGGGGGCCGCGCGGCCGGCGCCGTCTCCGAGTCCGGAGAGAAATTCTCGGCCCGCGCCGTGGTCTCGACCTTGCCTTCCTGGGATCTCAAGGCATTGGAGCTTCCCGCGGTTTTGCGCGGGCCCTGGCAGGGGCTCAAGCCCGCCCCCATCATCGGCATTTCGCTCTGGCTCGACCGCCCGGTGCTGGCGGAGCCGTTTTTGGGCATGATAGGGACCGAGGTCCAGTGGGTGTTCAATAAGACGAAAATTCTCGGGCTGGGGGACCAGGCGGGGCAGTATCTTTCCTTGGTCTTGAGCGGCGCCCACCGCCACCTGCCCTGGGAGCCCAAGGCCCTGCTCGCCTTGGTCCGGAGGGACCTGGGCCACTGTTTTCACGGTTTTGAAAAAGCTAGAATACAATCCTGGAAAGTGATCAAGGAGCCTTTCGCCACCCTTTCGCCCACGCCAGGCTCGGAACAGGCCAGGCCTGACGCGCTCTCGCCGCTGCCCGGTTTTTATTTCGCCGGGGATTGGACGCGCACCAATCTCCCCGCCACCATCGAGAGCGCGGTGGCCAGCGGGCACAGGGCCGCCGAGAAAATACTGGAGGAGCCGCCATGCTGA
- a CDS encoding squalene/phytoene synthase family protein, with amino-acid sequence MSPAMAPPAEKGSNFAVGFWVLPKAKREALRAVYRYCRLIDDVVDSGSLRSDEALRLLGFWREEIERLYAGTPTHSVSLELAAHVERFRLPKEPFLEMIRGCEMDVEPAPYGTFEELKSYMRGVACSVGALAVEIFGYRHSSREDMSRFALDFGYAFQLTNIIRDVGSDLELGRVYIPEEDMREVGYSRERLLGRAHDAAFERLMALECRRARDFYRSARGRVDFRDRPGLLAAEMMAHVYEGVLEEIERGGFRVLFQKASLPPWRKLGLAFKAWLYCRGLYGV; translated from the coding sequence ATGAGCCCGGCTATGGCCCCGCCTGCCGAGAAAGGCTCCAATTTCGCCGTAGGCTTCTGGGTTCTGCCCAAGGCCAAGAGAGAGGCCTTGAGGGCGGTGTACCGCTATTGCCGCCTCATCGACGACGTCGTGGACTCTGGCAGCCTTCGCAGTGACGAGGCCCTCCGCCTGCTCGGTTTTTGGCGAGAGGAGATCGAGCGCCTCTACGCCGGGACGCCTACTCATTCGGTTTCCTTGGAGCTCGCGGCGCACGTGGAGCGCTTTAGACTTCCCAAGGAGCCCTTCCTCGAAATGATCCGGGGCTGCGAGATGGACGTGGAGCCCGCGCCCTATGGGACTTTCGAGGAGCTAAAGTCCTACATGCGGGGAGTGGCCTGCTCGGTGGGCGCGCTTGCCGTGGAAATTTTTGGCTACCGTCATTCCTCGCGGGAGGACATGAGCCGGTTCGCGCTTGATTTCGGCTACGCTTTCCAGCTCACCAACATCATTCGGGACGTCGGGTCCGACTTGGAACTGGGCCGCGTCTACATTCCCGAGGAAGACATGCGGGAGGTCGGCTACAGCCGGGAGCGCCTGCTCGGACGGGCCCATGACGCCGCGTTCGAGCGCCTGATGGCTCTCGAATGCCGCAGGGCCAGGGACTTCTACCGGAGCGCGCGCGGCCGGGTGGATTTTCGGGACCGGCCCGGGCTTTTGGCCGCTGAAATGATGGCCCATGTCTACGAGGGAGTTTTGGAGGAGATCGAAAGAGGCGGATTCAGGGTGCTTTTCCAGAAGGCATCCCTGCCGCCGTGGCGCAAGCTCGGGCTGGCTTTCAAGGCCTGGCTGTACTGCCGCGGCTTGTATGGCGTTTGA
- the hpnC gene encoding squalene synthase HpnC produces the protein MNTKRTCEARLKAPSVAAAYAFCQNLAASHYENFPVASRLLPKALRRPTAALYSFARIADDFADEPEYEGERQERLSDWRRRLHEAWLGGSTDHPVFIALGHCARTLDLPVEPFDDLLSAFLQDVEKKRYATFAELLDYCRRSANPVGRIVLMINGYRRDDFFKASDSICTALQLANFWQDLSVDLRKDRIYIPEEDFKAFGYSEADLRMGVVNERFRGLMKFQIGRTRALFEEGRGLSRELGWPLSWEIRLTWLGGREILRKIQRAGFDTITSRPALSKWDWIPLVARALLKT, from the coding sequence ATGAACACCAAGAGGACATGCGAGGCCCGGTTGAAGGCTCCCAGCGTCGCCGCGGCCTATGCCTTCTGCCAGAACCTTGCCGCCTCGCATTATGAGAATTTTCCCGTGGCCTCGCGTCTCTTGCCCAAGGCCTTGCGGCGGCCCACCGCGGCCCTCTACTCCTTCGCTCGGATCGCCGACGATTTCGCCGACGAGCCAGAATACGAGGGCGAGCGCCAAGAACGCCTCTCGGACTGGCGCCGCCGCCTGCACGAGGCCTGGCTCGGCGGCAGCACCGACCATCCGGTCTTCATCGCCTTGGGCCACTGCGCCAGGACCCTCGATCTTCCCGTGGAGCCGTTTGACGACCTCTTGAGCGCGTTTCTCCAGGACGTCGAGAAGAAGCGCTACGCCACCTTCGCCGAGCTCCTGGATTATTGCCGCCGCTCGGCCAACCCCGTGGGCCGGATCGTGCTCATGATCAACGGATACCGCCGCGATGACTTCTTCAAGGCCTCCGACTCCATCTGCACCGCTCTCCAGCTCGCCAATTTCTGGCAGGATCTCTCCGTGGACCTGCGCAAGGACAGGATTTACATCCCCGAGGAGGATTTCAAGGCCTTCGGGTATTCGGAGGCCGACCTGCGCATGGGTGTGGTCAACGAGCGCTTCCGCGGCCTCATGAAGTTCCAGATTGGGCGCACCAGGGCTCTTTTCGAGGAAGGCCGCGGCCTTTCGAGGGAGCTCGGCTGGCCCCTGTCCTGGGAGATACGCCTGACTTGGCTCGGCGGCCGGGAGATATTGCGCAAGATCCAGCGCGCCGGCTTTGATACCATCACGTCCCGTCCGGCGCTTTCCAAATGGGACTGGATCCCCCTGGTCGCGCGGGCTCTCCTCAAGACATGA
- the obgE gene encoding GTPase ObgE, whose amino-acid sequence MNFIDKVRVFIKAGDGGNGCLSFHREKFIQFGGPDGADGGKGGDVYLEATTRLTTLLDLAHRPHIEGRSGSHGKGGGKTGESGVDVVIQVPVGTIVYKTVLLADLSRPGQRFLAARGGRGGRGNLSFKTRFNTAPRLYEKGEPGERATLDLELKLLADVGLTGFPNAGKSSLLSRISRARPKIADYPFTTLAPQLGVASHKAVHFVVADIPGLIEGAHSGKGLGVDFLRHVERTRVLVHLIDPQGYDARDALEGIEAIEAELKAFSSRLSRKPKILVVNKMDLPEAQAVLKRVRSRYRGRVLGISAATGQGVDVLLDRLILELSRHPRGESLEPRLEASRSLSVEAGFRVRPLGGGVYQLSGAYVERTAAMLDASLPEAVARFQGTLKRIGVDKALRKAGIQEGDSVRCGGFEFEWSDAPARALPRIRSRRTRIGVGKRAR is encoded by the coding sequence TTGAACTTCATCGATAAAGTCCGCGTTTTCATCAAGGCGGGCGATGGGGGCAACGGCTGTCTTTCCTTCCATAGGGAGAAGTTCATCCAGTTCGGCGGCCCGGACGGGGCCGACGGCGGGAAAGGCGGGGATGTTTATTTGGAGGCCACTACCCGCCTGACCACTCTCCTCGACTTGGCCCACCGCCCGCACATCGAGGGCCGCTCGGGTTCCCACGGCAAGGGCGGGGGCAAAACCGGCGAGTCCGGCGTCGACGTCGTGATCCAGGTCCCGGTCGGCACGATCGTCTATAAGACGGTCCTGTTGGCGGACCTTTCCCGGCCCGGCCAGCGCTTTCTCGCCGCGCGAGGCGGAAGGGGCGGGCGGGGCAACCTCTCCTTCAAAACCCGCTTCAATACGGCACCCCGCCTCTACGAGAAGGGGGAGCCGGGCGAGCGCGCGACCTTGGACCTCGAGCTCAAGCTCCTGGCCGACGTGGGGCTGACGGGTTTCCCGAACGCCGGAAAATCGAGCCTCCTTTCCCGCATCTCAAGGGCCCGCCCCAAGATCGCCGATTACCCCTTTACGACCCTCGCCCCCCAACTAGGGGTGGCCTCCCACAAGGCCGTCCATTTCGTGGTCGCCGATATCCCCGGCTTGATCGAGGGCGCCCACTCTGGCAAGGGGCTGGGCGTGGATTTCCTGCGCCACGTCGAGCGCACTCGAGTGCTGGTCCATTTGATCGATCCCCAGGGCTACGACGCGCGCGACGCCCTCGAGGGAATCGAGGCCATCGAGGCGGAGCTCAAGGCTTTCAGTTCCAGGCTTTCCCGGAAGCCGAAGATATTGGTCGTAAATAAAATGGATCTTCCCGAGGCTCAGGCCGTCCTCAAGAGAGTCCGCTCCCGCTATCGGGGCCGGGTCTTGGGCATTTCCGCGGCCACCGGCCAAGGGGTGGACGTTTTGCTCGACCGCTTGATCCTCGAGCTCTCGCGCCATCCCCGTGGCGAATCCCTCGAGCCGAGGCTTGAAGCCTCCCGTTCCTTGAGTGTGGAGGCCGGCTTCCGGGTCAGGCCCTTGGGCGGGGGAGTCTACCAGCTTTCCGGGGCCTACGTGGAGCGAACCGCGGCCATGCTCGACGCGAGCCTTCCCGAGGCCGTGGCGCGCTTTCAAGGTACGCTCAAGCGCATCGGCGTGGACAAGGCCCTGCGAAAGGCCGGCATCCAAGAAGGCGACAGCGTGCGCTGCGGGGGCTTCGAGTTCGAATGGTCGGACGCCCCGGCTCGGGCGCTTCCCCGCATCCGCAGCCGCAGGACCCGCATCGGAGTCGGCAAGCGGGCGCGATGA
- the rpmA gene encoding 50S ribosomal protein L27, with amino-acid sequence MAHTKAQGSSSNGRDSHGQRLGVKRYGGQKVLAGMVIVRQRGTKFLPGLNVGRAKDDTLFAKASGVVTFEWARKDKKRISIYPAAA; translated from the coding sequence ATGGCACACACAAAAGCTCAAGGTTCTTCCAGCAACGGCCGAGACAGCCACGGGCAGCGACTCGGAGTCAAGCGCTACGGGGGGCAGAAGGTCCTCGCCGGCATGGTGATCGTGCGCCAGCGTGGCACGAAATTCCTGCCGGGCCTCAACGTCGGACGCGCCAAGGACGACACGCTTTTCGCCAAGGCCTCCGGCGTCGTGACCTTCGAGTGGGCACGCAAGGATAAGAAGCGCATCAGCATTTATCCCGCGGCCGCTTAG
- the rplU gene encoding 50S ribosomal protein L21, which produces MYAIIETGGRQYWVTPGKTIQVEKIEAEAGKELAFDALWAVADPEQGKDPAISQKARVTAEVVRQKRGPKILVFKRRPKKAYRKLQGHRQSLTDILIKSISLN; this is translated from the coding sequence ATGTACGCTATCATCGAAACAGGCGGAAGGCAGTACTGGGTGACTCCCGGCAAGACCATCCAGGTGGAAAAGATCGAGGCCGAGGCGGGCAAGGAGCTCGCCTTTGACGCGTTATGGGCGGTGGCCGACCCGGAGCAGGGCAAGGATCCCGCGATTTCCCAGAAGGCGCGAGTCACCGCGGAGGTCGTGCGCCAAAAGCGCGGCCCGAAGATACTGGTATTTAAGAGGCGGCCCAAGAAGGCGTACCGTAAGCTGCAGGGTCATCGCCAGAGCCTGACCGATATCCTTATTAAGTCCATTTCCCTCAACTAG